In Silene latifolia isolate original U9 population chromosome 6, ASM4854445v1, whole genome shotgun sequence, the genomic window tgtggaacccgccacaggagggatgtgcacattaatggacagggttatcgctcggtatgatgagcggggcttaggtgggaacggctgcggtcccccattggcagggctggtccagtggacagtcggtgattgagattgttgggattggtgtggatgtgtgcgtgtgtgtgacggttaagctgtctgtttatcttattgttgatatattgagttgtgtgattaatcgaccggttgttgttttgtaaaacctgcggtgatccattcggggatggtgagcgatgatgaattgagcgagtttgagttgaatcgggatagctgggatgtgccaccgtcgacgatagaagtcttccatttgtagctttactagttttataacatttcagttaactcagtagacagttggttttgagaacatgtatcgtattttcggatttggtttcagttgtacttttcactaaagttatatcatttatgctgtttcgttattgtcttatgaatatcatgcctcgggtaaccgagatggtagcatccttatacctgagtggtcctggtaaggcacttggagtatgggggtgttacatctccTCACACCACCTATACCCTTTCGGCTCAATCAAGTCTGCGACCACCATATTCTCTAACCCCATACCACACGGTGAAATAACCCTACCCGTTTGAGTCCCCGGTATCCAAGCATGATCCCACACCCGTGTGTCTCGCCCATCTCCAATACATCTCCTCAAACCCCGCTCCAAAACAGTTCTCGCCTCAACAAAGTTCCTCCAAGTATAGCTCGGGTTGTGCCCTATTGTCGCGGTCATAAATTCAGCATTTGGGTAGTACTTTGCCTTCATACTACAAACCCATAAACTGTCCGGGTGAGCCACCAAGCGCCAAGCTTGGTTTCCGAGTAACGCAAGATTAAACATGCTAAAGTCCCTAAACCCCAGGCCACCTTCTCCCTTAGGACGACACAACTTAGTCCAGGATAACCACGACATTCCCCTTCATCCTTCCTCATGCCCCCACCAAAACTGACTAATCAACGATCGAAGCTCATTACAAAAGTTCGCCGGAATTTTAAAAACACTCATCACATAGGTTGGGAGTGAATTGGCAACTGCCTTTATAAGAACCTCCATACCCGCCTTAGACAATATTTTCCGCCGCCTATCATTTACCCTTTTGCTTAGCTTATCACGAAGAATACCAGTGATGGCTTTTTTAGACCTGCGAATAACCGTAGGCAAGCCCAGATATCTTGCTTGCTCCTCCACTTCTGTAACCCCTAATCGACTAGCCAAAGTGTGTCTATTGGCCCGTGGTACACCCTTACTAAACGACACAGTAGTTTTATCCAAACTTACCATCTGACTCGACGCCGCCTCATATCGCCTCAAAATATGATTAATCTCATCAGCTTCTTCAACCTTAGCCCGAACAAAGAAGATACTATCATCGGCAAATAGCAAATGAGAGACCGCGGGAGCACTTTGAGAAATCTGAATGCCATGAAGAGCCCCGTTTGCAACTGACCTGCTAAGCATATTCGAAAAATCTTCCGCACAAATAATAAATAACTACGGTGACAACGGATCCCCTTGTCGAAGACCTCTCCCCGGTCTAAACTCCTCAGACGGCTCACCATTGATAAGAACAAAAAACCGTACCGTAGCAACACACTCCATcacccgcctaatccaactcccATCGAACCCCATCACGCCCAACACTCTCCTCAAAAACACCCACTCAACTCTATCGTAAGCCTTCGCCATATCCAATTTGATAGCCATATGCCCCTCAGCCTGCTGAGAATTTTTCATGTGATGAAACATTTCAAAAGCTATTAAAATATTATCTGATATCAGTCGTTCCGGCGTGAAGGCTCTTTGGTTCTCCGAAATAATCTCACCCAAGAAGACCTTCAAACGATTTGCCAAAACCTTGGAAACAATCTTGTCTACCACATTACACAAGCTAATCGGTCGAAAATCTTTCATTTTATCCGGCGCTTTCTTCTTTGGAATAAGAACTATATTTGTATTATTAAACTCCTCCATGCTCAGCTCACCACGCAAAATACCCAACACGGTCTCAATTACCCCCGGACCAATGATATGCCAAAAGGATTGGAAGAATAAGCCATTCATACAATCCGAACCCGAGGCCTTTAGCGGGTGCATTTGATTTAAAGCTTCAACAATTTACTCCGCACAATACTTTGCTCGCAGCCCCTATTCATACGGTTGGTGACCCTCCCCTTTAGCCCGTGGAGCACCACCTCGAAGTTCGATGGATCAGCAGACGTAAACAAGTCACGGAAAAAATTCACAGCTACACCTGAGACTGCCCCATCCCCTCGTCGCACTACACCCCCATCATCAATCAATTTCCCTACATAGTTTTTCCTCTTCCTCTCACCTGCCCTCACATGAAAGAACTTCGTGTTTCTATCCCCTTCTCTTAGCCACAGCGCCCTCGATCGTTGACGCCAATATTGTTCTTCCTGCTTCTCAAGATCAGCTAACTCCGCAACTATTTTCTTTCGCTTTCTCACCTCATCGACAGAACGGCCACCCCTATTAAGCCGATGCAGGCATTGTCGCTTCCTCGCCATAAAGTAATTGATCTTCCTTATACTAATCTTCTTCCAAGTTTGAAGTTCGCTAGCACAAGCCCAGATTGTCGCTTGCAGATCACCACGGCCCTTCTCCAAACCTCGCAAAACAGCTTCCTCTCATCCCTCCTCTCCAACCCAAATTTGTTCAAATTTGAACCTCCTCTTCACCGTATGACAAGCCTCTCTTCTGTCAAACACAAGCTTAATCGGGGCATGGTCGGACCATTCCCGGTCAAGATTAATCAGCTTTGCATAAGGAAAAAGGTCTAACCACGCCTCAGTACTCATCGCTCGGTCAATCCTACTTTGTCTATTAGCATCACCACTTTGGCCATTATCAAAACTAAACATGTACCCCTCCCACCCAACATCCTTTAGCCCACACTCATCAACCGCTGCTTGAAAATTATTCATCTGCCACTGTGCACGACTCCCCCCCTTCATCTCAGTCGAATAAAGAATCTCATTAAAGTCACCGATACAGAGCCAAGGAAGTGTCGACTGTTTCTCAAGGACTTTAAGCAGCTCCCAAGATAAATGACGGTCAGCAACCGTCGGCCATCCATAGAAACCCGTAACTCTCCACTCCTTGTCCTCTTCGTGGACTAAGAAATCCATATGATGTAAGGACATGGACCGTAAGGTACAATTGATCTCCTTCCTCCATAGAAACGCGAGACCACCCGACCGCCCTATACTATCCACTTCAATTCCATaatatattttttgaacaaatatatttttgtaaatattaaaaccaaaggcttacctcgtaaatgcaaaacatcatatataaaGAAATGGAGGGTGTAATTTATATATATTCAATTAAAATCAAACTCTTTAACTAAATCTTTTTTCTAAATAATATTTtacaccaaaacaatttatcttCATCGTAATTACATTTCTTCATCACTGAAATATGTTATTCATTAACCTCGTTTTTCATCTACCGAATTTTTCATCTGCAAGCCAACAAAAGCGACAAAGATTTAATAGGACCTGAAAAAAGTCGATCAGGGCGGATCAATTGTCGACATACTTGACAGCTTACCCACACAGCCACAACCTCTAATGAATTTAAGTCTCTTTTATACGAGTATGTAGTCATTTGTGCGCATCTATAAACTTGATCATATTCATGGTTCACACATGGAAAGATCAGATGGTCTTCATTGCTATGATGAACTGTTTCAATATTGCTACAAATATGGCGTTATTCCCTCATTGAACTTTTATGGTTATAGTGAATTTGtaactaattaattatttaactTTTCCTAAATTGCCCTTTTCTTGCAATTTATGGactatacaactagttgtatatgttgtacggtgtagaatctgaTCTTTGTGATAAATTATCCGAACTTTATATTAAAGAATATGAGTTTTATTAGAAATGTTAGAAATTTttgccttgaatttgtgtcgaagacggaCTAAGCTAAGAAGAATAAAACAAGCCTCGTAGGTTGGAAATAAAAGCAAGTCGCACGTATTGCGGGTGAGTGGTGTCAATTTGGTGCACTATTGTTACGTGTGACTTAGCCTTTATAATTGGATGTTTCCTAGTTTTTTTAGTCTTTGACTATTTGACTAAGGTTTTGGTTTCCTAGTTTATTACGTAGGTTTTCTTAGTTATTAGGAAATTATTAATTATATATTTTCTGTGTATTTGTTTCCTAATTAGACTAGATCTCTTATTTAGGGTGGAATAAATTTATATAAAGACCCTTGTATTAGTCTAGGTTAATCAAGGAGGTGGAGATAGTATTTGAGAGCACAATCTTATGagagtcgatttgtgaggttccctCCGGGAGGAACCTTCAGTTTGTTCCGGGCTCAAGTAGATTGGCGTTCGTCTGAATTTGGTGATCGAAGGAGTCCGTTCGGATCTTGGTCGCCACAAGATCGTTTGTCCTTCATCTCATTTAGGTAGTCTCTTTTGTTCTTTTGAGATTACTATTTTGTTGGTAGAATATGGTATACTTTaggctcatattgagcgcgtgtaTACCGGTCTGCTGTTGTACTATTATCTCCACAATAGTGAATTTTTCTCTCCTtcagggtggacgtagccagttattttactggtgaaccacgtataTCTGTGTGTCTCTTTATTTATTATTCGCTATTATTTGTTCTTATCGCCCTAATCAACTAACTATTGGttaacgggacgcctccgttacaacaattgGCATCAGAGCTAGAGTTCTGATTTGGGATCTGCTTCCGCTGTAATTGTCCTTTAGGCGTTAATTTGGGTTTGTTGACATATGGGTGGAAAGATTTTGGGAGCGAATATTTTGAAATTTGACATACTTTTGGGTTAAGTGAGTTTGTGTAAGGATGGTAGTGTTGACGGTAAGGTGGAGTTTACTACTATACAGGTCAAGCTAATGGATCCTCAAGACAAATTTACATCTGTTTTTGCGTCTCAGTGAGGCGGTATGGGCTCTAGGTGGAGCTATTTGAGTTCTTGAAAAAGAGTCGTTGGGATCTCGTAAGGGGTCATCTGAAACTTCGACGGGAGTTTGTTCTGTGGAGCTTTTGGGTTGGACTTAGTAGTCTAACAATTTGCATCTTTGATGGAGGTGATTTGTGCTCGCATAGAATGTTGTTTTTGGTTTCGACTTGGGTATTTGTTGCCTTGGTGTAGGCATGTTTGTGGTGTTCGCAACACTCTTTTATACCAGGTGAAACATCTGTTTTGATCATGGCGTTTGTGTCCTTATATGGGCAATTTGGTACGACGGTACATTTGGCCATGAAGTTTGGAGGAGATTTTGTTCTGGAATCTAGTGTGTGTGGTTTTTGGTACACCGTTCCATCATTAGTGACGTTTGGTATCTCATATATTTGTGTTGGCGTTTAGTAGCTTTTGTCCTTTTCGGAGTTTGCTACGTTTGGCCTTCCTATTGGTATGAAGATATATGGTACTTGGTACGTTTGGTAGTTGCAGCTTGCTACATTTGGTACTTCGTATATTTGGTCATgtttgttgcacacttggttCGTTTGTCCATTTTCTGTGTTGTGTTCAAGTCAGAGTGGAGACTACCGGGACAGGTAGTGACTTGAGGATCGACTCTATTGAAGCTGGTTTGGGTTTGGTTCTTCTTGTTTGGGTTTTTGTTTGGgtaattcaagtcaaggtggagattgttaGAAATTTttgccttgaatttgtgtcgaagacggaCTAAGCTAAGAAGAATAAAACAAGCCTCGTAGGTTGGAAATAAAAGCAAGTCGCACGTATTGCGGGTGAGTGGTGTCAATTTGGTGCACTATTGTTACGTGTGACTTAGCCTTTATAACATAAATactactatacaaccagttgtataataagcattgtacaaccatatacattaatccgagcttatgtgtaatttttctgagttttataagagtattttttttatgtttaagtgtgtgagttcaaaaactttacagcataactcagattcttttaaacaaaactcgaaaactttaataCACAGCTCgaattctacaccgtacaactgcatacaactggttgtataatctactaattggCCTTTATAATTGGATGTTTCCTAGTTTTTTTAGTCTTTGACTATTTGACTAAGGTTTTGGTTTCCTAGTTTATTACGTAGGTTTTCTTAGTTATTAGGAAATTATTAATTATATATTTTCTGTGTATTTGTTTCCTAATTAGACTAGATCTCTTATTTAGGGTGGAATAAATTTATATAAAGACCCTTGTATTAGTCTAGGTTAATCAAGGAGGTGGAGATAGTATTTGAGAGCACAATCTTATGagagtcgatttgtgaggttccctCCGGGAGGAACCTTCAGTTTGTTCCGGGCTCAAGTAGATTGGCGTTCGTCTGAATTTGGTGATCGAAGGAGTCCGTTCGGATCTTGGTCGCCACAAGATCGTTTGTCCTTCATCTCATTTAGGTAGTCTCTTTTGTTCTTTTGAGATTACTATTTTGTTGGTAGAATATGGTATACTTTaggctcatattgagcgcgtgtaTACCGGTCTGCTGTTGTACTATTATCTCCACAATAGTGAATTTTTCTCTCCTtcagggtggacgtagccagttattttactggtgaaccacgtataTCTGTGTGTCTCTTTATTTATTATTCGCTATTATTTGTTCTTATCGCCCTAATCAACTAACTATTGGttaacgggacgcctccgttacaacaagAAAGTATTGagctcatccatttacacattaaaaacatgaactttgaattagctcagaaagaatacatataagctcggataagtcggattcttataccttggttgtacaatgcttatggtaTAACTGGATGTATAATTATATTTGTGCTTTTCTTGTAAttaatttgaaattcaaaattcaaggaAGAAAAGTGAGAATACGAAGGAAAATTACTATTATGCCCCGGGTGGCGCTCACTTTAAGCATCATCCGATGACGCCATCtcattattctttttttttccttttttttttgtaagaaacAAATCCTGCAAGTGAGCCGTGCAAAATCCAAATTACATTTAAATACTTTTATTTCGTTCAGTCAAGTTGTTTTATTTTCTTCAAATACCCACGCATATCTTTGTTGCatgtagggatggcagtgggtcggggacccgacccagacccttagggtcggaccctaatggggcggatatgggtctcattttttcaaacCCAACGAGCATGGGTCGGGTATAGGTCTTCAAGAAATATAtcgggtccgggtatgggtctgAGTTAcgagacccagacccgacccttggacccttaaaaaaaaaaagttgaaagtcTTAAACGTACACACATACACCGATACACACCCATTGCCATTTTGCATAAACAAACTAAGTCTATTATTAAAATAACTAAAATCCCTAGACCACCACATTCACTTATTCTACTATTCTTTCCCCAAATTACTATACTCTCAATCAAACGCATACCCTACATGCTTTGAtgaaaatgacgaaaatgtcatGTTCAACCAAGAATGAAAAAAAGAAGCAAGGAGAAGACAAGGGTGACAGAGAGATTCTTGTTGAAGAGGAGCTTATTACATCAAAGTTACTTAttgtttgtccattcttttaatTTTGCACTTTAATTAGGTTTAGATTTTGTATGAATATGAGTGAAATTGTCAGAATTAAGTATGAAATTGGGGCGATTTGGAAAATTTgataaattagggtttgttagaTTTGGAAATTGGGGATTTTATCTGAAGTATTTGTTAGTGTATTTGTTGAAGATTGGGCCCGCGggtagacccggacccgacccaaacccatcGGGTCTGGGTATGGGTCTGCTGATTTTGGACCCtagcgggtctggg contains:
- the LOC141587550 gene encoding uncharacterized protein LOC141587550 is translated as MLSRSVANGALHGIQISQSAPAVSHLLFADDSIFFVRAKVEEADEINHILRRYEAASSQMVSLDKTTVSFSKGVPRANRHTLASRLGVTEVEEQARYLGLPTVIRRSKKAITGILRDKLSKRVNDRRRKILSKAGMEVLIKAVANSLPTYVMSVFKIPANFCNELRSLISQFWWGHEEG
- the LOC141587551 gene encoding uncharacterized protein LOC141587551, which produces MDFLVHEEDKEWRVTGFYGWPTVADRHLSWELLKVLEKQSTLPWLCIGDFNEILYSTEMKGGSRAQWQMNNFQAAVDECGLKDVGWEGYMFSFDNGQSGDANRQSRIDRAMSTEAWLDLFPYAKLINLDREWSDHAPIKLVFDRREACHTVKRRFKFEQIWVGEEG